The Elephas maximus indicus isolate mEleMax1 chromosome 11, mEleMax1 primary haplotype, whole genome shotgun sequence genome contains the following window.
agtttgccgcattgattgactcttcctttcacaagaTTTCTCCATCGCATGTGATGCTGTTTAGATATCATTTTACCCAAACTagagcttctttcaaaattggaggcAACCCTCTCAAAACTTGCTGCTGCTTTATCgcctaagtttatgtaatattataAATCCTttgtttcaacaatgttcacaccatcttcaccaggagtagattccatctgaAGAAACCACTGTCTCTGCTCCTTCATAAGCAGCTCCTCACTCATTAAGTTTGATCAGGAGACTGCAGCAATGCAGTCAGATCATCAGGATGCACTTCTAATTCTACCTTTCTTGCTATTTCCACAACTGCAGCTGCTTCCTCCCCTGAAGTCTTGAAGCCACCAAAGTAATCTGTGAGGGTGGGAATCAACTTCTCCCAAACTCCTCTtactgttgatattttgacctcctcctatGAACCATGAAGGTTCTTAACAGCATCTAGAATGgtaaatcctttccagaaggttttcaatttactttgctcaGATCCAACAGAGAAATCTATGGAAGCTAAAGCCTTATGAGATGTTTGTTCCTTTGAACATTCATTTTTACCGGTATCCTTTCTGgataaaattttcaaatattgtACATTGTCTCTTTTTGATTCATTTAACCAATAACCATTGAGTATACCTACAAACTCCGCAGCACTGTTCCTGCACTCATGgaccttacattctagtggaTGTTAATTTCGGTATGCACATCATTATATTTTTGTTAAACATCACATCAAACTCTTATTATTCTCAAGGCCTATCTCTTGAGTGATAGCTCATAAATTCCTAAGTTCTGACTGAAGCCCTTACTGCACCATTTATAAAGGTTCTCCCATGTGTGCTTTGCTGAAAGTCAGTCTTTAATAAAACAAATGTTTTCACCTCTGAGACCTAAAGGTTACAAGAATTCAGGTTGCACatagttttttttaaaccttcatTTTGTAGAATTCGTTCCTTTGAGGATTCTTTGATGGTCTTACCACTATCATCACATTCAGAAAACTGATCACCAGCATGGATTTTCTAATTTAAAAGATTTGATCTACAACTGAAACTCTTACCACAAACCTCACACTACTAAGGTTTCTCCCCAGTGTGAATTCTCTGGTGAGACTGTAGCTGTGAAGATCGACTGAAGACGTTCCCACATACATCACATTTGTAcagtttctctccagtgtggacACGATCATGATGCTGAAGACTTGAGACTGAAGTACTTCCCACACTTTCCACACTTACACGGTTTCCTCTCCTGTGTGGACCCTCCAATGCATGTTAAGATTCTCACTATACCTGAAGCTCTTCCCATACTTTTCACATTTGATGGGTTTTTCTCAACTGCGACTCTTTTGATGGGACAAAACTTGTGAAGAATTACTGAAGGCCTTCCTACGCACTTCACATTTGTAAGGTTTCTCCCGTGTGGATTCTACAGTGAACTTAGAGATTTAGTCTAGTACAGAAACCCTTCCCAGACTCTCCACATTTGAATAGTTTTTCTCTACTGTGGGCACTGGGATGGTTCAAAAAGATGTGCAGCCTGCCTGTTTTCCACACTCCTCACAATTAATAACGTTTCTCTCCTTTGTGGATTCTATGATGACGTTGAAGATTTGATTTACTACTTAAGTACTTCCCACACTCTTCACATTTGAATGGTTTTTCTCCACTGTGGACACTCTGATGGGCCAGACGTTGTGAAGCGAACCTGAAATCCTTCCCACACTCCTTACAATTATAGGGTTTCTCTCCCGTGTGGATTCTACGATGAAGTTGAAGATGTTCTCTATGACGGAGGCCCTTCCCACACTCTTCACATTTGAACGGTTTTTCTCTACTGTGGACACTGTGATGCTTCAAAAGATGCACAACCTGCCTGAAGTGCTTCCCACACTCCTCACAattatagggtttctctcctgtgtggatTCTATGATGATGTCGAAgaattgatctacttctgaagtatTTCCCACACTCTTCACATTTGAATGGTTTTTCTCCACTGTGAACTCTCTGATGGGACAGAAATAGTGACACAGCCCTGAAAGCCTTCCCACACTCTTCACAAttataaggtttctctcctgtgtggatTCGATAATGAACTTGAAAATCTGGTCTACGACTGAAGCTTTTTCCACACTCTTCACATTTGTATGGTTTCTCCCCAGTGTGAATTCTCTGGTGAGAGTGCAGGTGTGAAGACTGACTGAAGCCTTTATCACATACATCACATTTGTacggtttctctccagtgtggacACGCTCATGACAATGAAGACTCGAGGACTGACTGAAGGACTTCCCACACTGCGCACACTTATatggtttctctcctgtgtggacCCTCATATGTGTGTTAAGATTCACGCTCCACTTGAAGCCCCTCCCACACTCTTCACATTTGTATGGCTTTTCTTCACTATGGACTCTTTGATGGGCTATAAGGTGCGAAATCTGACCGAAGCTCTTCTCACACTCTTCACATTTGAAAGGTTTTTCTCCACTGTGGACTCTTTGATGGGGCAAAAATTGTGAGACATGTCTGAAGGCCTTCCCACACACCTCACatttatagggtttctctcctgcGTGCATTCTACAATGAATTTGGAGATTTAGTCTAGTACTGAAGCCTCTCCCACATTCTTCACATTTGAAcggtttttctcttttgtggaCTCTCTGATGGGTAAAAAGATGCGTAGCCTGCCTGACACGCTTCCCATACTCCTCACAattatagggtttctctcctgtgtggatTCTATGATGAAGCTGAAGATTTGATCTACGACTGAAGTACTTCCCACACTCTTCACATCTGAATGGCTTTTCTCCACTATGGACTCTCTGATGGGCCAGAAGTTGTGAAGTGGCCCTGAAACCCTCCCCATACTCCTCACAattatagggtttctctcctgtgtggattctataatgaatttgaaaatctgCTCTATGACTGAAGCCCTTCCCACACTCTTCACATTTGTAAGGTTTCTCTCCCATATGGACCATGCAATGAGTATTAAGTGCAGCTCTACGATGAAATTTCTGACCACATGTATCACATTTGAATGACTGCTCCCCAGTGTGGATTCTTTGATGTTCCTGAAAACGCGAAGGATACATAAAATCCCTCCCACATTCCTCACTATTATAAGATTCCACTCCTGTGTGGCCTTCGTAATGAACTTTAAGTGTTGCTCTATGCTTGAAGCGTTTCCCGCATTCCTCACATTTGTGTGGTTTCTCTACAGTGTGGACATTCAGACGATTTTGGAGATGTGAGTTCTGACTAACTTCCTTACCACGCTCATCACGCTTATAGCGGTTCTTTCCCATGTGAACTCTCTGATGATTACGAAGACCTAAGATATAACGGAAGCTTTTACCACACACACTACAAGTTAAAGACTTCTTTTCTGAGTGTgaatgctgatgaagatcaaagctggGAACATCACTGAAGGTTTTTGTACACTCGTTACCCTGGAAAGTTTTCTCTCCTGTGTGAATAACAGATAGTCCTCCTGCAATTGAAGAGGGTGAATCACCTTGTTTGTAGAACTGAGACCTATTGATCACAGACTCTTGACACCTGGTTAAGTCACTGGCAATTTGCTGCCAGATATGCAAGCTAGAAAGTTCCTTGTGTGCTCCTGCTTGTGGGACAATATCCATCTGCCTTGGGTTCTTGCCTCCTGTAAAGACAGAGAATTCAGAGATTTAGACAGGTGAAAGATTTCTGGAGAGCTTTCAAAACTTCACACTTAGATAGGAGATGAGACATTGCTGAATCCAGAGAAGGTTCAGCTGATCTTTTCCACTGCATATCATGTTCTCTGGTTTACATGTCGTCAAAATCAAGAGTAGATGCACTAGCCTCCAAATCACTAAGCTGTAAGAACACCCATTAGACATCATCAAGCCAACTATGTGAGCTACTATTTAGCAATTAAAACTTGGTAATATACAAATTGTTAACCTGTTGCTACTTATATTAAATTTCAGTTAGTGTAAAATCTTGGATAGTAAATAATGCAGTTAGAAAAATCATGTCGAAAATAAAAAGGTATCAACAAGATGTACGTTTCACTGTGTATATACTgactacattaaaatttaaagaaatgaatatataaaaacaTTAAGGAAAAGCGGTAACACAATCAAAAGTTTGCATGTTTTCAGATCATTTTTTCAGTAAAGTTCTCATTTAATGGAAGGGCCCTAGTgatgcagttgttaagcactcagctggtaactgaaatgttggtggtttgaatccaccagctgctctgcaagagaaagatgtggcagcctgcttccataaagatttacagccttggaatcactatggagcagttctaccctgtcatattgggtcactatgagttagaattgacttgacggcaatgggttttcaaaGTAAATTTTTA
Protein-coding sequences here:
- the LOC126085091 gene encoding zinc finger protein 345-like isoform X2, encoding MGVGQARDLLFGIPRTLCISGLCMSPEVGRKNEHVHGGKNPRQMDIVPQAGAHKELSSLHIWQQIASDLTRCQESVINRSQFYKQGDSPSSIAGGLSVIHTGEKTFQGNECTKTFSDVPSFDLHQHSHSEKKSLTCSVCGKSFRYILGLRNHQRVHMGKNRYKRDERGKEVSQNSHLQNRLNVHTVEKPHKCEECGKRFKHRATLKVHYEGHTGVESYNSEECGRDFMYPSRFQEHQRIHTGEQSFKCDTCGQKFHRRAALNTHCMVHMGEKPYKCEECGKGFSHRADFQIHYRIHTGEKPYNCEEYGEGFRATSQLLAHQRVHSGEKPFRCEECGKYFSRRSNLQLHHRIHTGEKPYNCEEYGKRVRQATHLFTHQRVHKREKPFKCEECGRGFSTRLNLQIHCRMHAGEKPYKCEVCGKAFRHVSQFLPHQRVHSGEKPFKCEECEKSFGQISHLIAHQRVHSEEKPYKCEECGRGFKWSVNLNTHMRVHTGEKPYKCAQCGKSFSQSSSLHCHERVHTGEKPYKCDVCDKGFSQSSHLHSHQRIHTGEKPYKCEECGKSFSRRPDFQVHYRIHTGEKPYNCEECGKAFRAVSLFLSHQRVHSGEKPFKCEECGKYFRSRSILRHHHRIHTGEKPYNCEECGKHFRQVVHLLKHHSVHSREKPFKCEECGKGLRHREHLQLHRRIHTGEKPYNCKECGKDFRFASQRLAHQSVHSGEKPFKCEECGKYLSSKSNLQRHHRIHKGEKRY
- the LOC126085091 gene encoding zinc finger protein 345-like isoform X4, whose product is MSPEVGRKNEHVHGGKNPRQMDIVPQAGAHKELSSLHIWQQIASDLTRCQESVINRSQFYKQGDSPSSIAGGLSVIHTGEKTFQGNECTKTFSDVPSFDLHQHSHSEKKSLTCSVCGKSFRYILGLRNHQRVHMGKNRYKRDERGKEVSQNSHLQNRLNVHTVEKPHKCEECGKRFKHRATLKVHYEGHTGVESYNSEECGRDFMYPSRFQEHQRIHTGEQSFKCDTCGQKFHRRAALNTHCMVHMGEKPYKCEECGKGFSHRADFQIHYRIHTGEKPYNCEEYGEGFRATSQLLAHQRVHSGEKPFRCEECGKYFSRRSNLQLHHRIHTGEKPYNCEEYGKRVRQATHLFTHQRVHKREKPFKCEECGRGFSTRLNLQIHCRMHAGEKPYKCEVCGKAFRHVSQFLPHQRVHSGEKPFKCEECEKSFGQISHLIAHQRVHSEEKPYKCEECGRGFKWSVNLNTHMRVHTGEKPYKCAQCGKSFSQSSSLHCHERVHTGEKPYKCDVCDKGFSQSSHLHSHQRIHTGEKPYKCEECGKSFSRRPDFQVHYRIHTGEKPYNCEECGKAFRAVSLFLSHQRVHSGEKPFKCEECGKYFRSRSILRHHHRIHTGEKPYNCEECGKHFRQVVHLLKHHSVHSREKPFKCEECGKGLRHREHLQLHRRIHTGEKPYNCKECGKDFRFASQRLAHQSVHSGEKPFKCEECGKYLSSKSNLQRHHRIHKGEKRY
- the LOC126085091 gene encoding zinc finger protein 883-like isoform X3: MYQDVMVETFRNLVSVGGKNPRQMDIVPQAGAHKELSSLHIWQQIASDLTRCQESVINRSQFYKQGDSPSSIAGGLSVIHTGEKTFQGNECTKTFSDVPSFDLHQHSHSEKKSLTCSVCGKSFRYILGLRNHQRVHMGKNRYKRDERGKEVSQNSHLQNRLNVHTVEKPHKCEECGKRFKHRATLKVHYEGHTGVESYNSEECGRDFMYPSRFQEHQRIHTGEQSFKCDTCGQKFHRRAALNTHCMVHMGEKPYKCEECGKGFSHRADFQIHYRIHTGEKPYNCEEYGEGFRATSQLLAHQRVHSGEKPFRCEECGKYFSRRSNLQLHHRIHTGEKPYNCEEYGKRVRQATHLFTHQRVHKREKPFKCEECGRGFSTRLNLQIHCRMHAGEKPYKCEVCGKAFRHVSQFLPHQRVHSGEKPFKCEECEKSFGQISHLIAHQRVHSEEKPYKCEECGRGFKWSVNLNTHMRVHTGEKPYKCAQCGKSFSQSSSLHCHERVHTGEKPYKCDVCDKGFSQSSHLHSHQRIHTGEKPYKCEECGKSFSRRPDFQVHYRIHTGEKPYNCEECGKAFRAVSLFLSHQRVHSGEKPFKCEECGKYFRSRSILRHHHRIHTGEKPYNCEECGKHFRQVVHLLKHHSVHSREKPFKCEECGKGLRHREHLQLHRRIHTGEKPYNCKECGKDFRFASQRLAHQSVHSGEKPFKCEECGKYLSSKSNLQRHHRIHKGEKRY
- the LOC126085091 gene encoding zinc finger protein 234-like isoform X1; this encodes MSTFMELVTFEDVAVVFTEEELGLLNPAQKKMYQDVMVETFRNLVSVGGKNPRQMDIVPQAGAHKELSSLHIWQQIASDLTRCQESVINRSQFYKQGDSPSSIAGGLSVIHTGEKTFQGNECTKTFSDVPSFDLHQHSHSEKKSLTCSVCGKSFRYILGLRNHQRVHMGKNRYKRDERGKEVSQNSHLQNRLNVHTVEKPHKCEECGKRFKHRATLKVHYEGHTGVESYNSEECGRDFMYPSRFQEHQRIHTGEQSFKCDTCGQKFHRRAALNTHCMVHMGEKPYKCEECGKGFSHRADFQIHYRIHTGEKPYNCEEYGEGFRATSQLLAHQRVHSGEKPFRCEECGKYFSRRSNLQLHHRIHTGEKPYNCEEYGKRVRQATHLFTHQRVHKREKPFKCEECGRGFSTRLNLQIHCRMHAGEKPYKCEVCGKAFRHVSQFLPHQRVHSGEKPFKCEECEKSFGQISHLIAHQRVHSEEKPYKCEECGRGFKWSVNLNTHMRVHTGEKPYKCAQCGKSFSQSSSLHCHERVHTGEKPYKCDVCDKGFSQSSHLHSHQRIHTGEKPYKCEECGKSFSRRPDFQVHYRIHTGEKPYNCEECGKAFRAVSLFLSHQRVHSGEKPFKCEECGKYFRSRSILRHHHRIHTGEKPYNCEECGKHFRQVVHLLKHHSVHSREKPFKCEECGKGLRHREHLQLHRRIHTGEKPYNCKECGKDFRFASQRLAHQSVHSGEKPFKCEECGKYLSSKSNLQRHHRIHKGEKRY
- the LOC126085091 gene encoding zinc finger protein 345-like isoform X5: MDIVPQAGAHKELSSLHIWQQIASDLTRCQESVINRSQFYKQGDSPSSIAGGLSVIHTGEKTFQGNECTKTFSDVPSFDLHQHSHSEKKSLTCSVCGKSFRYILGLRNHQRVHMGKNRYKRDERGKEVSQNSHLQNRLNVHTVEKPHKCEECGKRFKHRATLKVHYEGHTGVESYNSEECGRDFMYPSRFQEHQRIHTGEQSFKCDTCGQKFHRRAALNTHCMVHMGEKPYKCEECGKGFSHRADFQIHYRIHTGEKPYNCEEYGEGFRATSQLLAHQRVHSGEKPFRCEECGKYFSRRSNLQLHHRIHTGEKPYNCEEYGKRVRQATHLFTHQRVHKREKPFKCEECGRGFSTRLNLQIHCRMHAGEKPYKCEVCGKAFRHVSQFLPHQRVHSGEKPFKCEECEKSFGQISHLIAHQRVHSEEKPYKCEECGRGFKWSVNLNTHMRVHTGEKPYKCAQCGKSFSQSSSLHCHERVHTGEKPYKCDVCDKGFSQSSHLHSHQRIHTGEKPYKCEECGKSFSRRPDFQVHYRIHTGEKPYNCEECGKAFRAVSLFLSHQRVHSGEKPFKCEECGKYFRSRSILRHHHRIHTGEKPYNCEECGKHFRQVVHLLKHHSVHSREKPFKCEECGKGLRHREHLQLHRRIHTGEKPYNCKECGKDFRFASQRLAHQSVHSGEKPFKCEECGKYLSSKSNLQRHHRIHKGEKRY